In Suncus etruscus isolate mSunEtr1 chromosome 9, mSunEtr1.pri.cur, whole genome shotgun sequence, the genomic window TTGAGAAATtgacaaaactatttttatatttttgtgaaaaaagTACCTTCACTGTTTCAGAAATATAGAGATGTCGAGACTTAACCACAGTAGTTAGAAAAAGCTATAAAATAGACTTGcctgaataaaatataatttgaaggtTTTGACAAACTTTTGGGGacaatctaaattttttttaatttttacattgaaTAGGCCAATAAAGATACTTTTGtaggtttctttgttttattttatttatctttatttctttattttattttatttatttcaggatTTACTTCGAACTCTatgttcaggtatcactcttggttgggcatggggactatatgggttaatgaaattgaacctgagttggcagcaTTCAAGGTAAGGACAAAATAATAGTATCTCACTGATACCAAAGTGACCATAACCCTCCAGCACTTTTCCTATGTCAATGCTATTTAAGTCTTATCTAATCTCCTCCCCCTTGCTTGGTAAAGAAAGTTCAAAGGTTAAGGGTctttcattatttaatattatctatttagagttttgttattttgtacttcatagatgagtaagatcgtatagtatttgttttttgtttcttttttggggccatacccggtaacacttaggggttattcctggctatgcgctcagaaattgctcctggcttgaaggttCATAGGGGATTCCAGgtgatcaaactgaggtttgtcctaggttagcacgtgtaaggcaaatgccctacattttGGCCACAGCTCCAGCTTCTagtatttgggttatttttttcaactattttattaatagttttagaTACTGTTAGATACTGTTcccatttttattcaatttacCAATATCATTTGTTGaggagaatattttttcttcacttcatGCACCCAGCTCTTTTTTATAGATTTATCTTCCCATAAATTTGTGGGTTTAATTTCTGGAGGATCACTATTAGTGTTTTGGGTTTGTTTAAGCTAAATGAACCCCTcatatgttattttataaatgatgaGATCATTTATTGCAATCTTATATCTCTACTAACTTATCTTCCACCTCATATTTTACAGAGTTTAAATACTTTATGCATTGGAAAACAATAGAGTAATTTttctcatagtttttattttttatttttaaatataaattactttattgaaaGATCATATATCATATGCAAGGCATAgttgattatatatatttgattccAGGTATGTggaagtaaaatttttaaaaaagaagaaaaaagtagagaaataagaaaatttgcttaaattattgcatctcacaatgaggttattaagtcattgtcagaaagtttaatAAGGTTTTGTTGCAAGTTGATCCTTCCATTACTGCATTTGTTTTTGAGCATTAAGTGGCTTCAGATTCACAGTTGTGTCAAAACAATAAGTTAAGAAATGAAACTTGTATTTTTGGTAGTAGAGTAAATACGTGAACAAATATACTTGAACTGCACTAATTAGATTATAGTCTATATAcattaacattaattttaatgCTAGTTTTTAAATTATGGATCACAAAATTTGCTCTTGTCCTAAACAATATTTTTGTAGGTATTCAATAACATGGATATTTTAGAACAATGAAGACACTTAACTATTCTCTTCAATACATCTGAGACAAAAATAATAGGCTGAATATGACTGAGACAGATGCCAAACAATTAGAACCCCTAGCTAGGTTGATAGTCCAATTTTCAAGACTCTTAAACTTCTAGTCATAATGTTTGAGAGACCAAAATCTAACACAATATAGCATTtaacatgaatatatatttactaaactataaaatatttttataaaattgagtaAAGGTAGTCTTTTATGAAGCAGTGAATTCCTACAGAAAGGgtgcaataaaattttaataaaacatttaagaatGTTAGAATGATAtaacaatgggtagggtactgatatgaatgcagctgactcaggtttaatatCCAATATCTTAGTACCAGGAGCActggtaggagtaattcctgactgcagtcaggagtaagctctgagtgttgctgggtagctctttttccaaaagaaaaattcatattttcaattaatcatattaatctttaaaaccataaaatatttttgtttaaaatcaaattctaaacaaaatattcttttaaacttttaaaaatatctaccaTTGAAAATATTAGGGATATTAGGAATCACATTACAGTTTATGCTCCCTACAATACTAGACTATGCTAAACTAGACTGAATGAGACTACATATAATATGTATGTctctatctttatatctttatattgtAGACACATTTGAGATAGATATGGAAATGGTTTCTGCCAATATCAACATGAAGACTGGAGAAAGGCTGACAAATCAggaatgtgttttttgttttagtttattattttgaagatcactcaaagaaacaagaaaacacaGGCACAAAGTCACTTGCTTCATTCTCCTTTACAAATTTGGTCCCTGTATCTggagaaattgtaaaataaaacccaccgTGTTTCTAAACTCCATGTAGATCCGTCTGAAGATGCAGGATAGCaatggagaaataataaaataagccaaTCAGAAATGGTTGATCATGGTGTTTGTGGGCTTTCGCCTCATGATCTCTGCTCGTGTTTTTAAAAtgatgtatattatttatttgtttgtttagttggttggttggtttttgggtcacactggcgggtgctcagggattacttctggctcttggctcagaaatcgctcctggcaggtccaaggaccatatggggtgctgggactcgaacctgggtcctttccaggtcagcagcttgtgaagcaaacaccctataactgtgctatcacttcaactaTCCCCAttgatgtatacaatttaaactttgacgATATTGCAGGCAacatttactgtgtctatgcaaaataacaaccacttttaaaAGTTCTGATATGGAGTTTCCACCTCTGGCCAGAAACAGTAGAGCAAAACTTGTGtaaattttttcatctttttgttttgttttaaacagaaatagTGGAATTATAAGATGACCCTGAGCTATTAAATCGAAACAAGGCATTTCCCCAACTttctcctttcttaaacctctttctttgatatgcTCTCAACTTCCCTACTATTGGGAataggtttaataaagaaagagttcAGGTTGTTGGCTCAGGCAGACACCAGAAGGGAGAAGCAACCAGAAAGCATTGActtttgactggcttggtttattatttctttactgtTACCCTACTTCTTCAGATTTTATTGTATAAGCTATAACACAGCGGGTAGGAAATTTTTTTTGCTGATCttactttgattcccagcatcccatgtggtttcccgaccttgccaggagtgatttctgagcagagagtcagagtaacccttgatcaccaccaggtgttgccccaaaacaaaacaaacaaaaaaataagtccagtgctaaagcaatagtacagaaggtatgaAACATGCTTTATATTCAGCCAGCTCAGTTTCAATCCAtggaactccatatggttccttgagtgtCACTACGGAAAAttattaagtacagagccaagagtaacttttgagcattcATCATGTATGACCtccccaggagtaacctttgagcattcaTCATGTATAACCTCtcccaaaaaagccaaaacaaagctcaaattttcttcagaaaataaattataatggaTCAAAACTACtagtatataaaatagaatatatttttctctattgcaCAGATAGTTCActgtctagaaaaatattttattagaaatataaagaaggggccagagagatagtatgaaggtaaggtgtttgccttgcttgcagaaggtcggtagtttgaatcccggcatcctatatggtcccccgagactgccagaagcCATTTGTGAGCATAGAACCTCTGGAgtacctgagcgctgctgggcgtgacccaaaaccgaaaaaaatatatatataaagaatctaAAAATGTATATAACAAAATAAGACTGAAAACAAACACTTCCacctgcattttctttcttttttttggtttttgtttttgaatacaGCAGGAGGTGCTTAGTGATTACTACTGGCTcattggctctacactcagaaattgctcctggcaggaatagaggaccatataggatgccagaaaatgaacccagatccttcctgggttggctgcatgcaaggcaaatgtcctaccactgtgctataactctagcCTCCCACCTGCATTTTCTAGATTTTAGTTTTGCAATGGAGCTTAAATGAGACTTAATCAATAGAACTTTGAGAATAATGCCATCATTTTGCTTAGTTAATTAAGAAATGTACTTGGCAAAGTATTTGGTCTATGGGAAGAACTTCAAGGAATTAAGATTTGATTATGTGACTCTGTGGCTTCAGGTataattaacaattaaaatagTGTACTTTATTGTAGAAAATAAATTAGTATAAAGACAGACAGAATCTACTAGATTTAGTAATAATAAGTGCATGAGTATTTAATCTAAAGTTTCATTTAGGAATATTAATCATTTTGattgtaattaaaatttataatgggATCATTACTTATTAAAGGTAATATATtaatttacacaaatattttcttacaaGGATAAAAATGTAACATTTTTATGAGCATTGTACAATAGGAATATTTGAAACCAAGTCAATATACAGCTTAATATCAACTTAAGAACATTGATGGGTTAAAAAAAGtgtctgttggggccagagtggtggctctagaggtaaggcatctaccttgcaagtgctagccatatggtcctcccaagccaggagcgatttctgagtgcctatccaggagtaacccagagcatcaatgggtgtggccccaaataaaaaaaaagtgtctgttgGTAGTTCTGTAAAATGTGAATTATATCTAAGCATggaccataaaatatattttactatctctacattttatgttttattcattataatcagaagatataatattttgtttgtttgggatcatAAATGGTTGGACTCAATCACTTCAGGCTCTTTACTAAGGAATAACTTCTGatgggctcagagaactatataaaATGCCAGAGATAAGATGGGTTTTATGCCTGAGTTCCccatatacaagacaaacactctacatACTCTTGTATCATTCCAGACTCAGaagagaaagaattttaaaaacatttggaGAATGCTGATGGGTTAGTGTAGCTACGAAgacttaaagtaaaataatacggaggctggaaagatagcacagtgataggtgtttgccttgcacacagcttaccccagactgaccccagtttgattcctggcatcccatatggtcccccgagcctgtcagtagtgatttctgagcagtcaggagtaaccccagagcacagctgggtgagacctcaaaacaaaaaattaataacccATAGTAAAAGacggaaaaaattaaaatatttaacatgagTTTTAATTGCAATAAACTAGACTATGAGTCAGGCTATGCATGAGTCAATGTACTGCACTACAAATAATTATTATGTACAGTATTAATGGATATTTGAAGAATTCAAATGCAAATGATTAAGacaagacacagagaaaaaatctGGCATTAGTAACAATTACTGCAACCAAAAACTTTCACTCTAACACTACCTTTTTTATGTATATAGTTTACTATGAGATTACCACAATGAATTTGGTCCAGAATGGTCATTTTTCTGatataatagaaaaattgaaTTCTATTACAAGGTAAATGGGTTTTCATGAAAAACTCTGTAAAGGcagtaatattatatatatatatgaatttcagaagaacATGCCTGTATTTCTCATAACCCAGTTATCCCAGGAATTGCTTCAactattaaagtaaaaattttaatctgAATCATAGAAACAGTCTTCTTGACTCATTTCATAACTTATAGTTTAATCCTGCAAAGAAAGATCTTATCTTCAATATACCATCTAGAATGATGATTGTCCTCAGGCAAAAAAATAGAATCACATAGATATTTTCCAATTATTGTAATTTTGAATGTGTTACTTTAGACCATACCTTCTGAATAGCAAGTTTCATCTCCACATTTCTCAAGGTGTAGATGAGAGGATTCAGCATAGGTGAAAGCACTGTGTAAAACACTGAAATTTCCTTATCCTTGTTCTCATACTTGGGAGGTAGAAGATAAACATAGATACACGGTCCAAAGAATAGAAGGACAACCATTATGTGCGAACTGCAGGTAGAGAGAGCTTTGCGACGCCCTACTGAGGAGTGGTTCCTAAGATTATACAGTATGACTATGTAAGAAGCAAACAGGACAAGAAAAACAATAATCAGTACTATTCCTGAATTTGCAATCATTAAGATATTAACAACATGAATATCTTTGCACACAAGTTTTAGAAGAGGCTTCACATCACAAAAGTAGTGATCTACCTGATTAGGACCACAGAAAGGTAAATTGATTAACACCATCAGTAGAGCAATTGAGTGCCAAAGTCCCAAGCCCCAGGCTGTACAAATCAACATCTTACACCTCTCTCTGTTCATGATCATCATGTAATGTAGGGGTTTGACAATAGCAACATATCTATCCAAAGCCAtggatactaaaataaaaatttctactcCTGCCAGCAAATGTGCAGTGAAGAGCTGGGCCATGCAACTATTATAGGAAATGTTCTTTCTTGCTGCAACTAAGTCTCGAAGTAGTCTGGGGATCACAGTTGAGGTGTAGCTGAGGTCCATGAGGGAAAGGTGGCAGAGAAAGTAATACATTGGCTGTTGGAACAGATGGCTGCAAGTGATTGTGACTAGGATGATGCAATTTCCCATTAAGATAGCCAAGCAGCagagcagaaagaagaaaaagaaaagtagctcAGTTTGCTTATTTTCCCATAGTCCAATAAAAATGAATTCTGTGACATTGGTCTTAATTTCCATGATTGATGTGAATTCAAAGGTAATCAAAATTCAATTAACCTGAAATtaatagaaaacaatatatttccaattatgtattttaacttttaaatcatTGTCCCTACATTTATTTCTGAATACATCTCATAAAACCTTTgaagtaaagatatttttatgtatCAATGTTTAATGAGAATGTATTTTgtatagaattatatattttttgcatgCATTAAACTATAGCAACTGAATGTTGTTATTCTGAAATGCATTTTATGTTATATGGTACAAAAAAAGTGGTCAGATAATAAATGAActcattaaattattttgcatgtctataaatataaatatgtatctgATGATATAATTAAGATTTTCATCACCATGCTACATTATTCAGTGTCTAAATGAAATTCCAATTGTTTccactttataaaataatacctGGTTTTACTCTATCCTGCCATTATATTCAATTTATAACATAATTCAAAATGCTGCTTTTTATGCACTTAAAATATGAATGAACTTAAATGACATGGACATATTACATATGTTCAGTGGAGCTAAACATTGATTCTTGATATTAAATACAAAAGCAAGTCTCctaataatagcagaaaaataaCCCTAATTAGTTGATATTATTTCAGTTAGTGTCTTCTTGgttaaagaaaaattactttgtGTTATAATAGGCCTGTCTCGTTccattcacaaataattttatttgctttctagATTTTGTTCTTCCACAAGACAAAAAAGCAGagcaaacagaaaataattcagtTGTTTTCTTTAtcccattattttctctttatgtttttttctctctatttctttgtctctgtctctctcttatcTATCTCTTATCATACcaccctctctctgtctctgtctctgtctctctctctctctctcacacacacacacacacactccatttaaatttttatacataCCTTTGTGTTATTAAGTTTCTTCCAAAATGTCATCTTTAAACTTTAAATTCCTTGGAAAAAAGAACTATAGATAGTTGTTTGGAAAGTCATATCAActataattttcaaaagaaaatagcatcaaaattaaaaaatacaagagTAGATAGCATAAAACCCTGTCAGCCTACTTGAAGTCATTATTTAATATATCACCTTTATTACAAAGATTATTTCTAGTAACTTTATCAAATTTTCCTCATATACTAACCAATTCATGTTTGCTATATGATGGTAAAGtagatgttattttattattgtccTGGTTCtacaaataaactaaaacaattaCTTAGCTTTTCAGgataaatttgtattattttttcagtACAATTtggtagtaatttttttcttgttaattatatttatgtaacTAGAGCAAATTAAAGGTTTGgaatcctctttttttccttctatttttcatattttcctttgTTAAAAATCACTTCCAATATAATTATtgccaaaaaaaatttcaatttaataaaaagttaCAATTTACTGGTATCAAATAATATGTGATGTTCATAATATCTGCtactcatatacatatacacacatcacTGTCCTCACTGAAATTTCTTTGAAAGGTTAAGGTAATGCTCCAGGCTGgatcctttcttttcattttctatgaCTGTGCATTGAAACAGCATATATTCATATTGCTGTGGATCTTGTCAATAAGAACCTTTCAGGAAAGCACAGGTGGGAATATCATAAATGAAAAGGCACAGTATGCACCAGAGGGAAAAATCCCCCACGTGAATTTTACAATAGCCAATGCCCAAATATTTGTAGCTATAGAAATAATTATGCTATTCTAAAAGTCACTTCTAGTACATTGatgtttaatatttcttaaaacttatggtatcttttaaattttatataaaagatttaATACTTCTGTAATGTGATTTTACTATATCACATAATTGCATAGTATCCAGTGTTTGGcattatattttgaaaagtatACTTACATTTTAACTACTATTACAGTTCTTTTAATGTATCTTTGTACTTTTTTCTGTCTTGAACAGGACAGGAAAAGAATGTGGAGACGGActaatgaaaaaaattgtataaataaatgtaGCCTTTATTAGCTAGCACATGAACATTAGAGATTCCTGCAGGaattttctaaagttttattttgtatgaTAATAAGCTTTCTTTTCTCACATTGCTCCTTTAAATTTCTGGTGAGCCTTTACACATATCTTTGTACCCTAACACATTCaactattatttaaatttgatttaatttttactttattttagccACCATTATTTCACATtactaaagttttcttttttttttcttttcttttctttctttctttctttctttctttctttctttctttctttctttctttctttctttctttctttctttctttctttctttctttctttctttctttctttcttccttccttccttccttccttccttccttccttccttccttccttccttccttccttccttccttccttccctccttccttcctccctcccttccttccctccttcctttctttcctttccttctttccttctttccttctttctttctttctttctttctttctttctttctttctttctttttttttccatatttgggccacactcggtgacgctcaggggttactcctg contains:
- the LOC126017794 gene encoding olfactory receptor 4P4-like; the protein is MEIKTNVTEFIFIGLWENKQTELLFFFFFLLCCLAILMGNCIILVTITCSHLFQQPMYYFLCHLSLMDLSYTSTVIPRLLRDLVAARKNISYNSCMAQLFTAHLLAGVEIFILVSMALDRYVAIVKPLHYMMIMNRERCKMLICTAWGLGLWHSIALLMVLINLPFCGPNQVDHYFCDVKPLLKLVCKDIHVVNILMIANSGIVLIIVFLVLFASYIVILYNLRNHSSVGRRKALSTCSSHIMVVLLFFGPCIYVYLLPPKYENKDKEISVFYTVLSPMLNPLIYTLRNVEMKLAIQKVWSKVTHSKLQ